A genomic region of Canis aureus isolate CA01 chromosome 16, VMU_Caureus_v.1.0, whole genome shotgun sequence contains the following coding sequences:
- the LHX1 gene encoding LIM/homeobox protein Lhx1, which produces MVHCAGCKRPILDRFLLNVLDRAWHVKCVQCCECKCNLTEKCFSREGKLYCKNDFFRCFGTKCAGCAQGISPSDLVRRARSKVFHLNCFTCMMCNKQLSTGEELYIIDENKFVCKEDYLSNSSVAKENSLHSATTGSDPSLSPDSQDPSQDDAKDSESANVSDKEGGSNENDDQNLGAKRRGPRTTIKAKQLETLKAAFAATPKPTRHIREQLAQETGLNMRVIQVWFQNRRSKERRMKQLSALGARRHAFFRSPRRMRPLVDRLEPGELIPNGPFSFYGDYQSEYYGPGGNYDFFPQGPPSSQAQTPVDLPFVPSSGPSGTPLGGLEHPLPGHHPSSEAQRFTDILAHPPGDSPSPEPSLPGPLHSMSAEVFGPSPPFSSLSVNGGASYGNHLSHPPEMNEAAVW; this is translated from the exons ATGGTGCACTGTGCTGGCTGCAAAAGGCCCATCCTGGACCGCTTCCTCTTGAACGTGCTGGACAGGGCCTGGCATGTCAAGTGCGTCCAGTGCTGTGAATGTAAATGCAACCTGACCGAGAAGTGCTTCTCCCGGGAAGGCAAGCTCTACTGCAAGAACGACTTTTTCCG ATGTTTCGGTACCAAATGCGCGGGCTGCGCACAGGGCATCTCCCCTAGCGACCTGGTGCGGAGAGCACGGAGCAAAGTGTTTCACCTAAACTGCTTCACCTGCATGATGTGTAACAAGCAGCTCTCTACTGGCGAGGAGCTCTATATCATCGATGAGAACAAGTTTGTCTGCAAAGAGGATTACCTAAGCAACAGCAGTGTCGCCAAAGAGAACAGCCTCCACTCGG ccaccACGGGCAGTGACCCCAGTTTGTCTCCGGACTCCCAAGACCCATCGCAGGATGATGCCAAGGACTCAGAGAGCGCCAATGTATCAGACAAGGAAGGGGGCAGCAACGAAAATGACGACCAGAACTTGGGTGCCAAGCGGCGGGGGCCACGTACCACCATCAAGGCAAAGCAGCTGGAAACTCTGAAGGCGGCCTTCGCTGCTACTCCCAAGCCCACACGCCATATCCGAGAGCAGCTTGCTCAGGAGACTGGCCTCAACATGCGTGTCATCCAG GTCTGGTTCCAGAACAGACGCTCCAAGGAACGCAGGATGAAGCAGCTAAGCGCGCTGGGCGCCCGGCGCCACGCCTTCTTCCGCAGCCCGCGCCGGATGCGGCCGCTGGTGGACCGCCTGGAGCCGGGCGAGCTCATCCCCAACGGGCCCTTCTCCTTCTACGGAG ATTACCAGAGCGAGTACTACGGGCCGGGGGGCAACTACGACTTCTTCCCGCAAGGCCCCCCGTCCTCGCAGGCGCAGACGCCCGTGGACCTGCCCTTCGTGCCGTCGTCCGGCCCCTCCGGGACGCCCCTGGGCGGCCTGGAGCACCCGCTGCCCGGCCACCACCCGTCCAGCGAGGCGCAGCGGTTCACTGACATCCTGGCGCATCCCCCCGGGGACTCGCCCAGCCCCGAGCCCAGCCTGCCCGGGCCTCTGCACTCCATGTCGGCCGAGGTCTTCGGGCCCAGCCCGCCGTTCTCTTCGCTCTCGGTCAACGGCGGCGCGAGCTACGGGAACCACCTGTCTCACCCCCCCGAAATGAACGAGGCGGCCGTGTGGTAG